Proteins from one Podospora pseudocomata strain CBS 415.72m chromosome 4, whole genome shotgun sequence genomic window:
- a CDS encoding hypothetical protein (EggNog:ENOG503Q4VS), with product MRSFIPLLTLTGLSAAATLRPIRQRQPVFDDLVDTLRGPNSDSQGWIPDPWNDRVSFTTNGAATPTDVPTVDVPATVPDVTDGGEGDGDDGGDDGGDAGNDGGDGGNDGGDGGDNGTDDGTGNGPNTPVALPNIPGGDNGGPVTLPALPGGGNPDGDDDATITFPDFTGGNPDGDDDDDSTITVPDLTGGDSTDGTEGTGLTDGTDLADGTDLNDDTDGTADSSITILPATPVTPETPIPVITRPINGSVPIRFPAAGQAESCLSDQAAEVIIDAYVRMISKWNDEDAYYLSDNFYDTSDSINSLAGIPLGTVTFPSKEAFIEHQHVMPDNLPLIITHKIVDCAEITLIWTATFAVPHVQAKPVRGIAILKTVGELEDTESEHVKGQNDYIWKIGGLDVEFNNIAYLQNIGGSCEFPTGP from the exons ATGCGCTCCttcatccctctcctcaccctcacagGGTTGTCAGCGGCGGCTACCCTGAGACCTATCAGACAACGCCAACCAGTCTTTGACGACCTGGTAGATACTTTGAGGGGTCCAAACTCCGACTCTCAGGGATGGATCCCCGATCCTTGGAACGACCGGGTTTCCTTCACCACGAACGGTGCGGCCACTCCCACCGACGTCCCTACTGTCGATGTCCCAGCCACGGTTCCAGATGTCACAGACGGTGGcgaaggcgatggcgatgatggcggtgaCGACGGTGGTGACGCTGGTAacgacggtggtgatggcggcaatgatggtggtgatggcggtgacaACGGGACGGACGACGGCACCGGCAATGGACCCAACACCCCAGTTGCTCTCCCTAACATCCCTGGTGGCGACAACGGTGGTCCAGTAACCCTTCCCGCCctccccggcggcggcaaccccgatggtgacgatgatgcTACCATCACCTTTCCCGACTTCACCGGCGGCAACCCTGAcggtgacgatgacgatgactcAACCATCACCGTTCCTGATCTTACTGGCGGCGACAGCACTGATGGCACCGAAGGTACTGGCCTCACCGATGGCACTGATCTCGCTGACGGCACCGACCTGAACGATGACACTGACGGCACCGCTGACAGCTCgatcaccatcctccccgccacccccgTCACCCCCgaaacccccatccccgtcatCACCCGCCCCATCAACGGCAGCGTCCCCATCCGCTTCCCCGCCGCCGGCCAAGCCGAGAGCTGCCTCTCCGACCAAGCCGCCGAGGTCATCATCGACGCCTACGTCCGCATGATCTCCAAGTGGAACGACGAGGACGCCTACTACCTCTCCGACAACTTCTACGACACCTCCGACTCGATCAACTCCCTCGCTGGCATCCCCTTGGGAACCGTCACCTTCCCTAGCAAGGAGGCGTTCATTGAGCACCAGCATGTCATGCCTGATAACCTCCCCTTGATCATCACCCACAAGATTGTTGACTG CGCTGAGATCACCCTAATCTGGACTGCTACTTTTGCCGTGCCCCATGTTCAGGCCAAGCCTGTCAGGGGTATTGCCATTCTCAAGACCGTGGGCGAGTTGGAGGATACCGAGTCGGAGCATGTCAAGGGGCAGAATGACTACATCTGGAAGATTGGGGGGCTCGATGTCGAGTTTAACAACATCGCTTATTTGCAGAATATTGGGGGAAGCTGTGAATTTCCTACGGGGCCTTAG
- a CDS encoding hypothetical protein (EggNog:ENOG503NYY8; CAZy:GT8; COG:G): MIVTKSPTMGPSISDLFSPRRARVWVAFTLTCALLLFLARQRGAAAEWNAGQQPPPNSVAAPDEQGPKEVREDEVDWSKFAYLQYVTNSHYLCNSVMLFGQLHQHGSKADRVMMYPEGMFNLEVSEAAGRGKGGKRHDIELLNKARDDFNVKLVPVSVQHRATADSTWAESFTKLLAFNQTQYSRVLSLDSDAVLLGSVDELFTLPPSPVAMPRAYWLYPEEKKLASHILLVEPSAEEFERVLDATNKGGEDEYDMEILNTLYQDSAMVIPHRRYALLTQVFRWEDGEHAKYLGSDREEWDPIEVFNEAKYLHFSDWPLPKPWLGAAEDLRQRLEPKCRDKDGVESCVERDIWNGIYRDFHERRQRVCGYSIDPPEG; encoded by the exons ATGATTGTAACCAAATCCCCAACCATGGGCCCCAGCATCAGCGACCTGTTTTCTCCTCGGCGGGCGCGGGTTTGGGTCGCCTTCACGCTGACTTGcgccctgctgctgttccttGCGCGCCAGAGGGGGGCGGCAGCGGAATGGAACGCCGGGCAACAGCCACCGCCAAACTCGGTCGCAGCTCCAGACGAACAGGGGCCGAAGGAGGTTCGTGAAGATGAGGTCGACTGGTCCAAGTTCGCCTATCTTCAATACGTAACCAACAGTCACTACCTCTGCAACTCGGTCATGCTCTTCGGGCAGCTGCATCAGCATGGCAGCAAGGCGGATCGTGTGATGATGTACCCGGAGGGGATGTTCAACCTTGAGGTTTCTGAAGCTgcagggagggggaaaggcGGGAAGCGTCATGATATCGAGCTGCTGAACAAGGCGAGGGATGACTTCAACGTCAAGTTGGTACCGGTATCGGTGCAGCATAGAGCCACGGCGGACT CCACATGGGCCGAGTCCTTCACCAAACTTCTGGCCTTCAACCAAACACAGTATTCTAGGGTTCTATCGCTGGACTCGGATGCtgtgttgttggggtctGTAGACGAGCTGTTCACCCTTCCGCCGTCTCCAGTCGCGATGCCACGGGCATATTGGCTGTATCCCGAGGAAAAGAAGCTAGCGTCCCATATCCTGCTTGTCGAGCCAAGTGCGGAAGAGTTTGAGAGAGTGTTGGACGCCACAAACAAGGGCGGTGAGGACGAGTATGACATGGAGATCCTCAACACGTTGTACCAGGATAGTGCCATGGTGATCCCACACAGACGGTATGCTCTGCTGACGCAGGTGTTTCgttgggaggatggcgagcaTGCCAAATACTTGGGGAGTGATCGCGAGGAGTGGGACCCGATCGAGGTGTTTAACGAGGCGAAATACTTGCACTTTTCGGATTGGCCGCTACCAAAGCCATGGCTGGGGGCGGCTGAGGACTTGCGGCAGAGGCTCGAGCCGAAATGTCGCGACAAGGACGGCGTGGAGTCGTGCGTCGAGAGGGACATTTGGAACGGGATCTATCGGGATTTTCATGAGAGACGTCAGCGTGTTTGTGGCTATTCGATCGATCCACCAGAGGGGTGA
- a CDS encoding hypothetical protein (EggNog:ENOG503NTXS), translating into MATSPYPNSDPPQPPPPPRDTDTDTGTGTGTGTGTDDTTDNTMGIVDVVGSSPPGDDIRCCCGREDCVYLRHNCSVLLSVERDVHAAAKMGQTLLARHEAYMASAERDRAELNARIEQLEAENAELERKNREVNHDNHNLRDELDHLNDTVKDADTKIEFLERTLRDAQREVRRLESAAQRAASLERQIELLEEEQATLQAAVITTKDEARTAIHRWKQAEKGLSDLQAQLERMEKEAREDRERHVEVISRMERQRLMEKELNTAAGRLKGAAAVRSMTDSKNSGNVVSHFVRDLLQDNANLQLGMAELREMLVNSNDEIQMLREQLLCHQPAPLPNDFEREPETPAEETPQAGTSPQSLRAELEGHEQPPPRVTQQLHIHHHYHVTHKQELKRMRKKRQGISSGTFTPPKMYSAPSSPVTSSIIWHRGPVNGNHEPPTPSEHHWSRQDDENPSEFGHSSEISSPRSSNNRNSVFDRMVDVSYPTSPTTSLDPTSPAWKTAHRKRTSEWSMFPIDASSTWNGPPPTNPHPLTNFVRCGERSPSTPRRVQDDGTQTYSDAGSTDAGDLISPHSKHFDSQVLQRPGGRLRRVTSQESIMSLSNGMDIHTLQARPSQLALKPLGLSAAGTNLSEVIASPTLTSGSSDGKRGSVFLMGNLANQVRQPANRTVSTPTRSGNERLHPGIRRTPSALGRLVSWRPWGGNTAPTSPVATPPPPPPPTLIATSTAIPAFGLAVTSPTVSVSSVPKSPEGSVSSSGTFRGTGINQKGVIPGFNEYWAKHQVLRRPTSKVCLEGDRLGAVEEGLREALEPMVEE; encoded by the exons ATGGCAACAAGCCCCTACCCAAACTCCGATCCGCCGcagcctcccccgccgccgagaGACACAGACACAGACACAGGCACAGGCACGGGAACAGGCACAGGCACTGACGACACTACTGATAATACTATGGGCATCGTCGACGTCGTCGGGTCCTCGCCGCCGGGCGATGACATCCGGTGCTGCTGCGGGAGAGAAGACTGTGTGTATCTGAGACACAACTGCTCGGTGCTCCTGAGCGTCGAGCGGGATGTCCACGCGGCAGCCAAGATGGGGCAG ACGCTCCTCGCCCGCCACGAAGCGTACATGGCCTCTGCAGAGAGGGACAGAGCCGAGCTCAACGCCCGAATTGAACAGCTCGAAGCCGAAAACGCTGAACTCGAACGAAAAAACCGCGAGGTCAACCACGACAACCACAATCTACGAGACGAGTTGGACCACCTGAACGATACTGTCAAGGATGCAGACACAAAGATAGAATTTTTGGAAAGGACGCTACGAGATGCACAGCGCGAGGTGCGACGGCTCGAAAGCGCAGCGCAACGAGCGGCCAGTCTGGAGAGGCAGATTGAactgttggaggaggaacaagCCACGCTACAGGCCGCCGTCATCACCACGAAAGATGAGGCGCGGACGGCCATACACCGTTGGAAACAAGCTGAGAAGGGGCTCAGTGACTTGCAAGCACAGTTGGAACGAATGGAGAaagaggcgagggaggatcGAGAACGACATGTTGAAGTCATCAGTCGCATGGAAAGGCAGCGTCtcatggagaaggagctcaaCACAGCAGCTGGGAGACTCAAGGGCGCCGCCGCGGTAAGGTCAATGACTGATAGTAAGAACAGCGGCAACGTCGTGTCTCACTTTGTGCGCGACCTCTTGCAGGACAACGCCAACCTGCAGCTGGGAATGGCTGAACTCCGCGAGATGCTGGTCAACTCCAACGACGAGATTCAGATGTTGCGGGAGCAGCTGCTGTGTcaccagccagcaccactGCCAAACGATTTCGAGAGAGAACCCGAGACACCTGCGGAAGAAACGCCACAAGCCGGCACCTCGCCCCAGTCACTCCGggccgagctggagggaCACGAGCAGCCACCGCCTCGAGTCACGCAGCAATTACATATTCACCACCATTACCACGTCACCCACAAGCAGGAACTCAAGAGGATGAGAAAGAAGCGACAAGGGATATCATCTGGTACCTTCACTCCACCCAAGATGTATTCTGCCCCTTCATCACCCGTCACATCGTCCATAATATGGCATCGGGGTCCCGTGAATGGGAACCATgagccaccaacaccttcagAACACCATTGGTCTCGACAAGATGACGAGAACCCATCAGAGTTTGGACATTCGTCAGAGATCAGCTCCCCACGGTCGTCCAACAACCGCAATTCCGTATTCGACCGCATGGTGGACGTTTCTTACCCCACATCGCCCACGACAAGCCTGGatccaacatcaccagcatGGAAGACCGCGCATCGAAAGAGAACCTCGGAGTGGTCCATGTTTCCGATTGACGCATCCTCTACTTGGAACGGCCCGCCACCAACCAATCCACACCCACTAACCAACTTTGTCCGTTGCGGCGAGCGCTCTCCCAGCACTCCGAGACGCGTCCAAGATGACGGGACACAGACCTACTCCGACGCCGGCAGCACAGACGCAGGGGATCTCATCTCGCCACACTCCAAACACTTTGATTCGCAAGTATTACAACGCCCGGGTGGCAGGTTACGCCGTGTGACCTCGCAGGAATCCATCATGTCCTTGTCCAACGGGATGGATATTCACACGCTGCAGGCGCGACCGAGTCAGCTGGCGTTGAAGCCCCTGGGTTTGAGCGCTGCGGGGACGAATCTCAGCGAGGTTATTGCTTCACCTACCCTGACGAGTGGGAGCAgtgatgggaagaggggaagCGTCTTTTTGATGGGTAACCTCGCGAATCAGGTGAGGCAACCTGCCAATCGGACCGTGTCGACGCCTACACGGTCGGGCAACGAACGATTGCATCCAGGGATCAGGAGGACGCCTTCTGCGTTGGGGCGGTTGGTTTCATGGAGGCCGTGGGGGGGGAACACTGCGCCTACGTCTCCTGTTGCgacgccaccaccaccaccgccgcctaCTTTGATTGCGACTTCTACGGCGATTCCGGCGTTTGGGCTTGCGGTGACGAGCCCAACGGTTTCGGTTTCTAGTGTGCCCAAGAGTCCCGAGGGGAGCGTGAGTTCTTCGGGGACTTTTAGGGGCACGGGGATCAACCAGAAGGGGGTGATTCCGGGGTTTAATGAGTATTGGGCTAAGCATCAGGTTTTGAGGCGGCCGACGAGCAAGGTTTGCTTGGAGGGGGACAGGTTGGgggctgtggaggaggggttgagggaggcgttggagcCGATGGTGGAGGAATGA
- a CDS encoding hypothetical protein (COG:Q; EggNog:ENOG503NU8F) — MPATNLLLNRTAIITGGTTGIGRAITLAFLAQGCNVAVNHLNLPSDTDHLTSLLSEASSLPGKIAHLPGDVRDPTTGPALVQFALETFHTSRLDICVSNAGVCTFTPFLDITRDLFDKTVRTNLDGAFYLVQAAARQMATQEPKGGSIIGISSISALVGGAEQAHYTPTKAGVLSLMQSAACALGKYNIRANAILPGTVRTQLNEGDLREGGDKLRYMEGRIPLGRVGEPGDVAGPAVFLACEELSGYVTGAQVLVDGGLFVNLQ; from the coding sequence atgcctgccaccaacctcctcctcaacagaacagccatcatcaccggcggcACCACAGGCATAGGCCGCGCCAtcaccctcgccttcctcgcccaaGGCTGCAACGTCGCTGTgaaccacctcaacctcccctccgacaccgaccacctcacctccctcctctccgaagcctcttccctccccgGGAAAATAGCCCACCTCCCCGGCGACGTCCGCGACCCAACCACCGGCCCCGCCCTCGTCCAGTTCGCCCTCGAAACCTTCCACACCTCCCGCCTCGACATCTGCGTCTCCAACGCAGGCGTCTGCACattcacccccttcctcgacatAACCCGAGACCTCTTTGACAAGACGGTCCGGACCAACCTCGACGGAGCGTTTTATCTTGTCCAGGCGGCGGCGAGACAAATGGCGACTCAGGAGCCAAAGGGGGGGTCGATCATCGGGATATCGAGCATCTCTGCCTTGGTCGGGGGGGCAGAGCAAGCGCATTACACACCCACCAAGGCGGGGGTGTTGTCTCTGATGCAGAGTGCGGCGTGTGCGCTGGGGAAGTATAACATCAGGGCTAATGCCATATTGCCGGGGACGGTGAGGACGCAGTTGAATGAGGgggatttgagggaggggggagacaAGCTGAGGTATATGGAGGGTAGGATCCCgctggggagggttggagaGCCGGGAGACGTGGCGGGGCCGGCGGTTTTTTTGGCGTGTGAGGAGTTGAGTGGGTATGTGACTGGGGCGCAAGtgctggtggatggggggttgtttgtgaATTTGCAGTGA
- a CDS encoding hypothetical protein (EggNog:ENOG503NX4U; COG:M) — translation MASVKAFPTIKSIRSFVIGGVGSGGDYHNVKGGHWLIDSPISTPCSRWEKYRASRTSWGINVLGSFFVEIEASDGTVGFATGFGGPPACWLVHQHFERFLIGEDPRNTNHLFEQMYRASMFYGRKGLPVAVISVIDLALWDLLGKIRGEPVYKLIGGNTKDRIDFYCTGPDPPAAKKMGFWGAKVPLPYCPEEGHVGLKKNVEFLRKHRESVGPDFPLMVDCYMSLNVPYTIEIAKACEDLNINWWEECLSPDDTDGFEQIKRAHPTIKFTTGEHEYSRYGFRKLIEGRNLDIIQPDVMWLGGMTELLRVAAMASAYDIPVVPHASGPYSYHFVISQPNTPFQEYLANSPDGKSVLPVFGDLFVDEPIPTNGFLTAADLDKPGFGLTLNPVARAKLIPSTYLLAIPTNSLPPPVSEEKKEVNGVNGRHVEGELAGKAKA, via the exons ATGGCGTCTGTAAAAGCGttccccaccatcaaaagTATCCGATCGTTCGTGATCGGCGGTGTGGGCTCAG GTGGCGATTACCACAATGTCAAAGGTGGTCATTG GCTCATAGACAGTCCAATTTCTACTCCATGCTCAAGATGGGAGAAGTACCGGGCATCACGGACGAGCTGGGGTATCAATGTTCTCGGCTCGTTCTTTGTCGAGATTGAGGCCAGCGATGGAACAGTTGGCTTTGCAACTGGCTTTGGTG GCCCTCCAGCGTGTTGGCTCGTCCATCAGCACTTTGAGCGCTTCCTGATCGGAGAAGACCCTCGCAACACAAACCACCTGTTTGAGCAAATGTACCGAGCATCCATGTTCTACGGCAGAAAAGGTCTCCCCGTTGCCGTGATATCCGTCATCGACCTCGCCCTCTGGGACCTGCTCGGCAAGATCCGCGGCGAGCCCGTCTACAAGCTCATCGGCGGCAACACCAAAGACCGCATCGACTTTTACTGCACCGGCCCAGACCCCCCAGCCGCCAAAAAAATGGGCTTCTGGGGCGCCAAAGTGCCTCTCCCCTACTGCCCCGAAGAGGGCCACGTCGGCCTTAAGAAGAACGTCGAGTTCCTCCGCAAGCACCGCGAGTCAGTCGGCCCGGACTTTCCCCTGATGGTCGACTGCTACATGTCGCTAAACGTGCCCTACACGATCGAGATTGCCAAGGCGTGCGAGGACCTAAACATCAactggtgggaggagtgccTCAGCCCCGACGACACGGACGGCTTCGAGCAGATCAAGCGCGCCCACCCGACCATCAAGTTCACCACGGGCGAGCACGAGTACTCGCGGTACGGGTTCCGCAAGCTGATCGAGGGGAGGAACCTGGACATCATCCAGCCAGACGTCATGTGGCTCGGCGGCATGACGGAGCTGCTCAGGGTGGCCGCCATGGCGTCGGCCTATGATATTCCCGTGGTCCCCCACGCGAGCGGGCCGTACAGCTACCACTTTGTCATCAGCCagcccaacaccccctttcaGGAGTACCTGGCCAACTCGCCCGACGGGAAGAGCGTGCTGCCCGTGTTTGGCGATTTGTTTGTGGACGAGCCGATCCCCACCAACGGTTTCTTGACGGCGGCTGATCTGGACAAGCCGGGGTTCGGGCTGACGCTGAACCCGGTTGCGAGGGCGAAGCTGATTCCGAGTACTTATCTGCTGGCTATTCCTACCAATTCGCTACCCCCACCGGTGagtgaggagaagaaggaggttaaTGGTGTCAATGGACGCCAcgtggagggggagttggctgGGAAGGCCAAGGCTTGA